One Paramisgurnus dabryanus chromosome 10, PD_genome_1.1, whole genome shotgun sequence genomic region harbors:
- the LOC135718480 gene encoding E3 SUMO-protein ligase ZBED1-like yields MRARVYCACALTHADTRKMKRTRRSYVWDHFRLNGDNVNCKHCDCTLKYSTATSTMIYHLKNAHPGVSVTGQESTQPKITSFLPGKITGAQKAEGITQRLCKMIAKDMLPISVVEGDGFRELINFIQPDYSIPSRGTVTNRLKDQYEQKKEELKMALSSVEKIALTTDCWTALTRESYITITCHYIDCEWQMKSAVLLTESFSDRHTSEKLAERLNEAVASWGITAKVIACVHDNAKNIVAANDRTRVSWGSVACFAHTLQLAINDGFNIYLNRVIAAAGRLVQHFNHSTVATKALRDKQVQMKLPPHRLIQSCKTRWNSVSDMFARLVEQRWAVTAVLSERTVTKLADPRILELKDEYWQLMEDVAPVLAALKCATTVMSTESEVSISNIYPITFGLLQSHLMRNEEDSARVSEFKEKVRNSLTQRMQVHSDELPSKPAMIATMLDARHKNLVFLMSSEKRLTANAKLRELASAVDPIGSENANTVTENAPEVDARCDNGKSALRMLLGDHYNEKCINDSENEVNNFLREQPPSLDTSALDWWKANASRFPRLSRLAKGYLSIPGTSVPSERVFSAAGLTVNRLRTRLTPENVNMLIFLNKNQ; encoded by the exons ATGCGCGCACGTGTGTACTGCGCATGCGCATTAACACACGCAGACACGAGGAAAATGAAGCGAACGCGGAGGAGTTATGTTTGGGACCATTTCAGGTTAAACGGTGATAATGTCAATTGTAAACACTGCGATTGTACGTTAAAATACAGTACAGCAACGAGCACTATGATATATCATTTAAAGAATGCACATCCAGGGGTTTCCGTGACAGGACAGGAGTCAACACAGCCAAAAATAACCTCCTTTTTACCCGGGAAAATAACTGGAGCTCAAAAGGCAGAAGGAATAACACAACGACTATGTAAAATGATTGCAAAGGACATGTTACCTATCAGCGTCGTCGAAGGTGATGGTTTTCGAGAATTAATTAACTTTATTCAGCCAGATTACAGCATACCTTCAAGAGGCACCGTAACCAATCGGCTAAAAGATCAGTACGAACAGAAAAAAGAGGAGCTAAAAATGGCACTGAGTTCTGTTGAAAAGATCGCCCTCACAACTGACTGCTGGACCGCTCTAACCAGAGAAAGCTATATAACCATCACATGCCATTACATTGACTGCGAATGGCAAATGAAGTCAGCAGTCCTGCTTACAGAGAGCTTCTCTGACAGACACACCTCCGAAAAACTTGCTGAAAGGCTAAACGAGGCCGTGGCATCTTGGGGAATTACAGCTAAAGTTATAGCCTGTGTTCATGATAACGCCAAAAATATAGTGGCCGCAAACGACCGAACTCGCGTCAGCTGGGGATCTGTGGCCTGCTTTGCCCACACATTACAACTCGCCATAAATGATGGCTTCAACATCTATTTAAACCGGGTCATCGCGGCAGCTGGAAGACTTGTTCAGCACTTCAATCATAGTACTGTAGCTACTAAAGCACTTCGTGACAAACAGGTACAAATGAAACTTCCACCGCATCGCTTGATTCAATCCTGCAAGACGAGGTGGAACTCAGTCAGTGATATGTTTGCCCGGCTTGTGGAACAAAGGTGGGCAGTGACTGCGGTACTGTCAGAGCGCACTGTCACCAAGTTAGCGGACCCCAGAATCCTTGAGCTTAAAGACGAATACTGGCAGCTGATGGAAGACGTGGCACCTGTGTTGGCAGCATTAAAGTGTGCCACGACTGTAATGTCTACAGAATCTGAAGTGTCTATTTCAAACATCTACCCTATCACTTTCGGCCTCTTACAGTCGCATCTTATGAGAAATGAAGAGGACAGCGCTCGGGTTTCGGAGTTCAAAGAAAAAGTGCGTAACTCATTGACGCAAAGAATGCAG GTTCACTCCGATGAACTACCATCAAAACCAGCCATGATCGCAACGATGCTGGATGCCAGACACAAGAACCTGGTCTTTTTAATGTCATCCGAGAAGAGACTGACTGCCAACGCAAAGCTGCGCGAATTGGCATCCGCAGTGGATCCGATCGGGTCAGAAAATGCAAATACGGTTACTGAAAATGCGCCGGAGGTCGATGCTAGATGTGACAACGGGAAAAGTGCCCTTCGTATGCTGCTTGGGGATCATTATAACGAGAAGTGCATCAACGACTCTGAAAACGAAGTGAACAACTTTCTTAGAGAACAGCCTCCTTCACTTGACACAAGTGCTCTAGATTGGTGGAAAGCCAATGCCTCCAGATTTCCCAGATTGTCTCGGCTGGCAAAAGGGTATTTAAGCATACCTGGAACATCTGTTCCATCAGAACGCGTGTTTTCGGCAGCTGGCCTGACCGTCAACAGACTTCGCACGAGACTAACCCCGGAGAATGTTAATATGTTGATCTTTTTAAACAAAAACCAGTGA